Within Patescibacteria group bacterium, the genomic segment CTGGCTTAGAAATTAGTTTGATGGCTCTGTCATTTCTTCTTTGTACCGCTTCAGGATGCCGATTAGCTCCACTAATGTTAACAGCACTATCAACATCCATAGCTTTCTTAACCACATCGTCATCTAGATCATAGTTAGCTAAAGTAAGTTCTATGAGCTTGGGTGAATCTGCTGGAATAACAGATGTTTCTCCACAAAGAATTAAAAAAACTTTATCAGCCATTTTTTGATTACTACTGGGCAGCCCAACACTAGCCAACTGAAATAATAAATTAACGAGAGTTTTTCTATCTTTACACCGCTCAACTAAGCCAGTTAATACGCGATCCGCCATTTGGCCATAAACCTGGCTGTCACTACTTATTGTTAACCATTGTTCAATAACGGCTGGTTCAGGTGGAAATGGTTCAATTTTTACTTTATTTAATTGTTCTAGTAATCGAGTTTGAAGCTCACTGGCTCCGCGATAGGTTGACCCCTCTTGTACAGCTTGCAACATGGCAATAGCATCGAGCAACTCCACTAATTTGTACGGTTGTGAAATTAGTTCTTGTGCTAAATTTCGCACTAACTCCCTCCGTTGCTCTGAATTTGTATCTTTATCTTGATATCTTACCACGACATCGGCCGCTTCAACCAATTGTGGAGTCGAAAAAATTGATTCATCCGCTGACCGTGGAGCTCCTTCCAAGGTGGGTTTTAGAAATAACGATCTTTCACGAGAGCTCATAATTAATTACTTGGCTTTTTTATACCATCCAACCAATAATGGTAAAACAAAAGTCACAGCATAATAAATATAGACATCTAATTTATAATACCCATCAGCTGGTTGAAATAATTTAACCAGTAATAGATAATCACATACTATGGCAATTATTGTCCAACTCACTGCTAGCCAAACATAATGCATCCAATCTTGGCTCTTAATTTTTTTAAATAATATTAATAAAGTTATGGCTATACCAATTGGCATTATCACCCAGCCCAATATTTCTGGTGGTACCATAAAAAATAGTACTATACCAAGTGCATAGCCAATTAACCAAAGTATAAACCCCCAGCCCAAGGTATCTTTTAATAATTGTTTGTTCATAAGTAATAATGATTAGTTAGTTAGAATAATTTTTTATCTTCTTCGGTAAGGGGTATATTTTGAACATTAGTGATTTTAAACGGTTTACCATCAATTACAGTGTAATGTGCGGTTTCATTCAAGCCTAATTGATCTTCAGAAATTAACTCCATCTTGAATACTTTTAAGTCAGTTTGAGGTGGCAAAAACGTGGTTTGAAATTCATACAATATTTGTACCCCAGCACTGGGACGATGATTATTTAGCACTGTGGACATTTGTAAAAAACGTAAAGCTATTTTGGCTGACGTTCCACTAGTATCTGTGCTACTCACTTCTACTGTCATACCATCACTGTTTGGTTTTATGGCTCGTAATGATTCTACCATACTGCCTGTCATGGCTTCGGCCGACACAATAATTACTCGACTCAATCCTAATTCAGCGGCTAAACTAATTTTATGTTCAACATCACCTATATCTGCTATATACGCTATTGGATCTGTAACATTTCTATCATTATGACAATCTAGCAAAAATGGTTCACCATATTGACCCATAGCCTGAATGACTGTTTCTTTTTGTTGTCTAGTTCCTTCATCAGCAATCCCAGTTCGATTCATATCACTCATGGGTAACCCACGCACATGTAATTCGTAGGCCGGTGTATTCACTTGCCAATTACTATACCCAAGTTTTTCGTCTAGTGACATTACTGGAGCTCGTTGTGAAGCTAAGGCTTTCTCCATGTCCTTTGGCAGTGTGGTTTCATCACCATGGACTCCACCGAGCACACACGGATTTTTTGCTTTGGCGACTAATCTACCATCTGGTAAATATACCCATTTGCCGGAAGTAATTTTTTCTGACTCCACTAAATTGGCCTGTTTATCTCTAGCTGATAAACGCCGATTGAGATAGCCATCAACCATTTTCCATAAGGGCTCTAATTCCTGAATTGAAAAACTATCTATGTCCACATTAAATGTATCATTTTCAAAATGATAGGCTTCTTTGATATTTCTTAATCCGGTAATAAAATCATTGTCACTAAACTTTGTATAATCATATTTCTCTGCATACGGAATAACCTTTTCCAGAATAAATTGCCTTTTGAATTTATCGTAGGATTCTTGTTTGACTTTTTCAACATCAATTTCTTCAGTTTCTGCAGTTTGTGCACCTGGAACTTGAATACCTTTTGGCTCGTTTTTACTTAGCATATTTATAACAATTACATCAATCCAAAATTAAATCGTATCATTTTTAGGTCGTAATCGTATCATAAATGACACGATCAAACAACTCTTTTTTTCTTTCTATAATTTTGGTATGGCTAATTCAAGGATTTTCCGAGATTTGGTTTTATCATTTTTTCCATTAGCAGTGAAAGAAGCATAAAAATTATAGCGGAAATAGAGAAATTAAAAAACACTACGCTTTAATATTGGTGGATTTTTTTAATATTTCTATCTCTTTTTTTAACTCAGCCATTTTTAGTTCCCTGTCAACCATGAACTGGTTCAGTGTTTCTAGCTTTTGAATATAACTTTTTTGTTCGGTAATATCTTGAGACAAGAAAAGAACAAACTCAACCTTTCCATCAGCACCGACAATCGGAGAAATAACTGATCGGCACCATAAACCTCTGGAGGTACCGGGTGCATGCTTCATATCAAAAGACGTAGTTTTGTGTAAAACTAAGGCATCATGCATGAATTTTTTCACGTCATTATGATACTTACTATCAATACTTTCCCAATAATTCCAGGATTGAATGTCTTGTTCTGTTTTACCTTCTAAAAAATGCTCTTCGCGAGCTCCTTTATTCACGGATAATAGTTCCCCTTTATTATTAAACCATTTAATACACAATGGAGCTGAATCTAATAATAGTCGAAACATGTTGGCTTGCTTGATTGCTTCTATTTCCGCTTCTTTATAAACGGTAAAATCAACTGATGAAAATAGTACATATTTTTTTTCGCTATTGCTCACCACCAGTTGCGATATCGTAGAATAACACCACTTATGTTTTGATTTTTCAGGCACATGTCCAAAATCTATATGACTTATTTTCCCATTCAATGCATCATTAAATGCTTGAAGTATTCTTGGTTGATCTCTCTCAATTACTGTATTTATATGATCATATTTTCTAAATTCGTCTTCCGAGTGAATAAAATGTTCTCTAATTCCCCAGGCATTAATATAAACCAGTTCATGCTTCGCATTAAAAACTTTAATGCACGCTGGAATTGATAACATTATATTCTCAAGAAAGTCTGGACAGTCTTTAAAGAAGTGATCATTAATGTAAAATGATTTATTCATGCCGTTATTATAGCACTTTTAGCGGAGAGGGAGGGACTGACTACGCCCCAAGCAGACTTGGTGCTTCGTCAGTTAAAATTCTCTTTTTTAAAATTGCTTTGCCAGAACCTACTTTAAGATATTTTTCTAATTCTCGTGCTTTCTGTTCTGTATAAACACCTATAAACGCATCAATATATAAAGGAAGATATGGCCTGGTAGCTAGTGATTCTCCAGCCTGATGTTCCTTTAATCTTCGATTGAGATTATTGGTTGAACCAACATAAACCCAATTCTTTTTTACTTGACTTTTAAGAAAATAGACATACCACATATTAAATATTATTACATGCTGTACTGGCCTGCCAGACTGCACTAAGGTTACGTCTGGCCTGCCAGACGAAGTCCCGAAGCTGCTGAGGAACGTAGTCTGGCGGAGAGGGAGGGATTCGAACCCTCGATACCCTTGCAGGTATAGCGCTTTTCGAGAGCGCCGCGTTCAACCGCTCTGCCACCTCTCCAGTGCCACGGCCTGGTTATACTAGTCAAATTGGGGGGTATTGTCTAGGCGCCGATGAGTGTTTTGCAACTGTTTATCAAAGGTATATAAAGGCAAACCAAGTTCACCCGCTAGAAATACTAATGACCAATCAGTTAATGACATTTTTGGTTGATAATTTTGTTCTTTAATAAAGGTCATTAGTGAGTTTAAAAAAACACTTTCAACACTAATAATTTCTGTATTATCGTGCTGAATGATGTTTAATAATTCTTGAATTAACTGCGGTTGTTTTTTATATAAAAAAATCGTAATAACTTCTTGCACAACATAATCTGTTAATATGCGCACCTTGTCTTCAGTTCTGTCTAGTAACTTTCCTGCTTTGTAATAAAGCACATCATTTTTATCAAAATAGGCAACCCAAACGCTGGCATCAACCAATACTGAATTAACGTTTGACCCCATAGACAATTTCATCAATGCGTTGGCTTAAATGTTTCTCACCACTACGAAAACTATATTTTTTTCTTAATTCACTGAGAGTTAAAAATTTTTTTGGCTCTTTCAATGGCTCCATATCTTCATATTCCTTCCACCACTCTTCATCATCTTTCTGTTGCACTGGAACTGGAGTAAATATACCCAGAGCCCGACCATGATTCATGACTACATACCGACGAACCGTTGGTCGTTTACTAATAGTAGAAAAACTTCGTACAAAATCTCGGGTGGCGATCCTAACATTATCTCTCATTTCAGGTACTGTTTGTTCCATATTGCTTATGATATATTATTGTCATTTTTTTGTCAAATAATTGTCTGATTTATAATAATCCTATACTGTCTCTTTCACAATTATGACTTCAAACACTCATGAATTTTATTAACTAAATCAGTCATTTTCCAATTGGACTTTATTAAGTACTCATATGAGTTATGTTTCTTGGCTTCGTCAACTTTGGTTGAATCAGTTAGATTGGTCAATATTATAACCCGAGCGGTTTTTCCCCAGGCATCCTTACGCAGTTTCATCAACATAGTCATACCATCCATGATCGGCATAATCAGATCGAG encodes:
- a CDS encoding PAS domain-containing protein, producing the protein MNKSFYINDHFFKDCPDFLENIMLSIPACIKVFNAKHELVYINAWGIREHFIHSEDEFRKYDHINTVIERDQPRILQAFNDALNGKISHIDFGHVPEKSKHKWCYSTISQLVVSNSEKKYVLFSSVDFTVYKEAEIEAIKQANMFRLLLDSAPLCIKWFNNKGELLSVNKGAREEHFLEGKTEQDIQSWNYWESIDSKYHNDVKKFMHDALVLHKTTSFDMKHAPGTSRGLWCRSVISPIVGADGKVEFVLFLSQDITEQKSYIQKLETLNQFMVDRELKMAELKKEIEILKKSTNIKA
- a CDS encoding GIY-YIG nuclease family protein, producing the protein MWYVYFLKSQVKKNWVYVGSTNNLNRRLKEHQAGESLATRPYLPLYIDAFIGVYTEQKARELEKYLKVGSGKAILKKRILTDEAPSLLGA
- a CDS encoding PIN domain-containing protein; translated protein: MGSNVNSVLVDASVWVAYFDKNDVLYYKAGKLLDRTEDKVRILTDYVVQEVITIFLYKKQPQLIQELLNIIQHDNTEIISVESVFLNSLMTFIKEQNYQPKMSLTDWSLVFLAGELGLPLYTFDKQLQNTHRRLDNTPQFD
- a CDS encoding response regulator; its protein translation is MIIKTHTILIVDDEKSLQSVLKAKLIKENFSVLEAANGKDGLDLAISKRPDLILLDLIMPIMDGMTMLMKLRKDAWGKTARVIILTNLTDSTKVDEAKKHNSYEYLIKSNWKMTDLVNKIHECLKS